The Lutra lutra chromosome 10, mLutLut1.2, whole genome shotgun sequence genome contains a region encoding:
- the ZFTA gene encoding zinc finger translocation-associated protein gives MEPGGDHRSRSGGGRGGPGPTAASARGRRLPPAGSSGGAEPEEDDGGQDLQLDGGALGSWGSAPLPSSRARGPASSGRKYSDHCEARASRPGKSRIPGRDHRRYYHDHWRLEYLMDFNPARHGMVCMVCGSSLATLKLSTIKRHIRQKHPYSLHWSPREKEVISNSWDAHLGLGACGESEGLGAQGAEEEEEEEEEEEEEGASLQACAPKGPGKAPAGEGSRCQRRGGPVAPRARRRRLSASRRAGGSRGLGARRLERRLKESLQNWFRAECLMDYDPRGNRLVCMACGRALPSLHLDDIRAHVLEEHPSSLGLSGLQRSALLQAWGGQPKTLSELPRSPPDDDLVPQDLTRKSRDPAPTAGALSSQDLSPPDVKKEEAGWVPERPGPTEEEEEEGERVGVPGRSPRGRDHRRRYQERWRLEYLMELDGGRRGLVCMVCGGALASLKMSTIKRHIRQRHPGSTRLSGPVRALIAQEWSEKAAHLLALGLPRPEPPRDPAAPGTATASEEGGGEEEEEPEEEEWWGGVPHSPGEPSERPTEDDEDDEDGQESGGLAFPPLPPPPPPPPPPPPPRSREQRRNYQPRWRGEYLMDYDGSRRGLVCMVCGGALATLKVSTIKRHILQVHPFSMDFTPEERQTILEAYEEAALRCYGHEGFGPPAPAPRDGGADLKAGAVCRA, from the exons ATGGAGCCCGGCGGGGACCACCGGAGCCGGAGCGGCGGCGGCAGGGGCGGCCCCGGGCCAACAGCGGCCTCCGCACGGGGCCGACGGCTGCCGCCCGCCGGATCGAGCGGCGGCGCGGAACCCGAGGAGGACGACGGCG gGCAAGATCTTCAGCTGGATGGGGGTgccttggggtcctgggggagcgcccccctgccctcctccagggCCAGGGGCCCGGCATCTTCAGGCAGGAAATACTCAGACCACTGTGAGGCCCGGGCCTCGAGGCCTGGAAAGAGCCGCATCCCCGGCCGTGACCACCGGCGCTACTACCACGACCACTGGCGGCTGGAGTACCTGATGGACTTCAACCCCGCCCGGCACGGCATGGTGTGCATGGTGTGCGGCAGCTCCCTGGCCACGCTCAAGCTCAGCACCATCAAGCGGCACATCCGCCAGAAGCACCCCTACTCCCTGCACTGGAGTCCCCGGGAGAAGGAAGTCATCAGCAACAGCTGGGATGCCCACTTGGGGCTGGGGGCCTGTGGAGAGTCCGAgggcctgggagcccagggggccgaggaggaggaggaagaggaagaggaagaggaggaggagggggctagCCTGCAAGCTTGCGCACCCAAGGGCCCAG GCAAAGCCCCAGCTGGTGAGGGCAGCCGATGCCAGCGGCGAGGGGGCCCAGTGGCACCCCGGGCTCGGCGTCGGCGCCTCTCAGCCTCCCGGAGGGCCGGGggcagcagggggctgggggcccgGCGGCTGGAGCGGAGGCTGAAGGAGTCCCTGCAGAACTGGTTCCGGGCAGAGTGTCTCATGGATTATGACCCTCGGGGGAACCGGCTGGTGTGCATGGCCTGTGGCCGGGCACTGCCCAGCCTGCACCTGGACGACATCCGAGCCCACGTGCTGGAGGAGCACCCCAGCTCCTTGGGGCTCAGCGGCCTGCAGCGCAGCGCCCTGCTGCAAGCCTGGGGTGGCCAGCCCAAGACACTGTCTGAGCTCCCTCGGTCCCCACCAG ACGATGACCTCGTCCCCCAGGACCTGACCAGAAAGAGCCGGGACCCCGCCCCCACTGCTGGAGCCCTCTCCTCTCAGGACCTCAGTCCCCCAGACGTAAAAAAGGAAGAGGCTGGCTGGGTCCCTGAGAGGCCCGGgcccacagaggaggaggaggaggaaggcgaGAGGGTGGGGGTCCCGGGCCGGTCGCCGCGGGGCCGGGACCACCGTCGCCGCTACCAGGAGCGCTGGCGGCTGGAGTACCTCATGGAGTTGGACGGCGGCCGCCGCGGCCTGGTGTGCATGGTGTGCGGGGGCGCGCTGGCCTCGCTCAAGATGAGCACCATCAAGCGGCACATCCGCCAGCGCCACCCGGGCTCCACGCGCCTCAGCGGGCCCGTCAGGGCCCTCATCGCCCAGGAGTGGAGCGAGAAGGCCGCTCACCTGCTGGCCCTGGGGCTGCCCCGCCCCGAGCCCCCCAGGGACCCTGCCGCCCCCGGCACAGCCACAGCCTccgaggaggggggtggggaagaggaggaggagccagaggaggaggagtggtGGG GCGGTGTCCCGCATTCCCCAGGGGAGCCGTCGGAACGGCCCACCGAGGACGACGAGGATGACGAAGACGGCCAAGAGTCCGGAGGACTCGCCTTCCCGCCGctgcccccgccgccgcctccgccgccgccgccgcccccgccccgcagcCGAGAGCAGCGGCGGAACTACCAGCCGCGCTGGCGGGGCGAGTACCTGATGGACTACGACGGCAGCCGGCGTGGCCTGGTGTGCATGGTGTGCGGGGGCGCGCTGGCCACGCTCAAGGTCAGCACCATCAAGCGGCACATCCTGCAGGTGCACCCCTTCTCCATGGACTTCACGCCCGAGGAGCGCCAGACCATCCTGGAGGCCTACGAGGAGGCGGCGCTGCGCTGCTACGGCCACGAGGGCTTCGGGCCGCCGGCCCCGGCGCCGCGCGACGGCGGCGCGGACCTCAAAGCGGGCGCCGTCTGCCGGGCGTAG